A section of the Saccopteryx leptura isolate mSacLep1 chromosome 4, mSacLep1_pri_phased_curated, whole genome shotgun sequence genome encodes:
- the CYGB gene encoding cytoglobin isoform X3 has product MEKVPGEMEIERRERSEELSEAERKAVQATWARLYANCEDVGVAILVRFFVNFPLAKQYFSQFKHMEEPLEMERSPQLRKHACRVMGALNTVVENLHDPEKVSSVLALVGKAHALKHKVEPMYFKILSGVILEVIAEEFASDFPTETQRAWAKLRGLIYSHVTAAYKEVGWVQQVPNATT; this is encoded by the exons ATGGAGAAAGTGCCGGGCGAGATGGAGATTGAGCGCAGGGAGCGGAGCGAGGAGCTGTCCGAGGCGGAGAGGAAGGCGGTGCAGGCTACGTGGGCCCGGCTCTATGCCAACTGCGAGGACGTGGGGGTGGCCATCCTGGTGAG gtTCTTTGTGAACTTCCCATTGGCCAAGCAGTACTTCAGCCAGTTCAAGCACATGGAGGAGCCCTTGGAAATGGAGCGGAGCCCTCAGCTGCGGAAGCACGCCTGCCGGGTCATGGGGGCCCTCAACACTGTTGTAGAGAACCTGCACGACCCTGAGAAGGTGTCCTCTGTGCTTGCTCTGGTGGGCAAAGCCCATGCCCTCAAGCACAAGGTGGAGCCTATGTACTTCAAG ATCCTCTCTGGGGTTATTCTGGAGGTGATCGCCGAGGAATTTGCCAGTGACTTCCCAACGGAGACACAGAGAGCCTGGGCCAAATTGCGTGGCCTCATCTACAGCCATGTGACCGCTGCCTACAAGGAAGTGGGCTGGGTACAGCAGGTCCCCAATGCCACCACGTGA
- the CYGB gene encoding cytoglobin isoform X2, which translates to MEKVPGEMEIERRERSEELSEAERKAVQATWARLYANCEDVGVAILVRFFVNFPLAKQYFSQFKHMEEPLEMERSPQLRKHACRVMGALNTVVENLHDPEKVSSVLALVGKAHALKHKVEPMYFKILSGVILEVIAEEFASDFPTETQRAWAKLRGLIYSHVTAAYKEVGWVQQVPNATTPPATLPSSGP; encoded by the exons ATGGAGAAAGTGCCGGGCGAGATGGAGATTGAGCGCAGGGAGCGGAGCGAGGAGCTGTCCGAGGCGGAGAGGAAGGCGGTGCAGGCTACGTGGGCCCGGCTCTATGCCAACTGCGAGGACGTGGGGGTGGCCATCCTGGTGAG gtTCTTTGTGAACTTCCCATTGGCCAAGCAGTACTTCAGCCAGTTCAAGCACATGGAGGAGCCCTTGGAAATGGAGCGGAGCCCTCAGCTGCGGAAGCACGCCTGCCGGGTCATGGGGGCCCTCAACACTGTTGTAGAGAACCTGCACGACCCTGAGAAGGTGTCCTCTGTGCTTGCTCTGGTGGGCAAAGCCCATGCCCTCAAGCACAAGGTGGAGCCTATGTACTTCAAG ATCCTCTCTGGGGTTATTCTGGAGGTGATCGCCGAGGAATTTGCCAGTGACTTCCCAACGGAGACACAGAGAGCCTGGGCCAAATTGCGTGGCCTCATCTACAGCCATGTGACCGCTGCCTACAAGGAAGTGGGCTGGGTACAGCAGGTCCCCAATGCCACCAC